One Tamandua tetradactyla isolate mTamTet1 chromosome 20, mTamTet1.pri, whole genome shotgun sequence DNA segment encodes these proteins:
- the LOC143664774 gene encoding olfactory receptor 2L8-like: protein MAQNETTVMDFVLLGLFPGVKHADILISVVILIYASALAGNSTLILLILVDSRLHTPMYFLLSQLFLIDLLFISTTVPKMATDFFSGKRNISNTACGIQMFFFLMLAGAECILLTLMACDRYVAICRPLRYPVIMSQRVCQKMVMGSWAGGALNALVQAAYTMHLPKCGRKEIEHFFCEVMAILRFSCEDTSAYKLTIFVTGIVILLFPFLIIFISCNIIFFTVLHLNSSKGRKKALATCSSHLMVVGLFYGPTIFTYMTPGSSHSALQDKAVSVFFSIVTPTLNPFIYSLRNKDVLGALKKILERCLCSN from the coding sequence ATGGCACAGAATGAGACAACAGTTATGGACTTTGTTCTCCTGGGACTCTTCCCTGGCGTGAAGCATGCTGACATCCTCATCAGTGTGGTCATCCTCATCTATGCTTCTGCCCTCGCAGGGAATTCCACCCTGATTCTCCTCATCCTGGTGGATTCCCGCCTCCACACGCCCATGTACTTCCTTCTCAGCCAGCTGTTCCTCATCGACCTGCTCTTCATCTCCACCACTGTCCCCAAGATGGCCACTGACTTTTTCTCAGGGAAGAGAAACATCTCCAACACAGCCTGTGGGATacagatgtttttctttctgatgtTGGCAGGAGCTGAGTGCATTCTCCTGACCCTCATGGCCtgtgaccgctatgtggccatctgccgtCCCCTGAGATACCCAGTCATCATGAGCCAGAGGGTCTGCCAGAAGATGGTGATGGGGTCCTGGGCTGGGGGTGCCCTCAATGCTCTAGTCCAGGCTGCCTACACCATGCACTTACCTAAGTGTGGCCGCAAGGAGATAGAACACTTCTTCTGTGAGGTCATGGCAATCTTGAGGTTCTCCTGTGAGGATACCTCTGCATATAAGTTGACAATCTTTGTGACAggcattgtgattctcctttttccttttcttatcatCTTCATTTCCTGCAACATAATCTTTTTCACTGTCCTCCACCTGAATTCCTCCAAGGGGAGGAAGAAAGCTCTGGCCACTTGCTCCTCCCACCTGATGGTCGTGGGGCTCTTTTATGGTCCAACCATCTTCACCTACATGACTCCTGGTTCCTCACACAGCGCCCTTCAGGACAAGGCTGTGTCAGTGTTCTTCTCAATTGTCACCCCTACACTGAACCCTTTTATATATAGCCTGAGAAACAAGGATGTTTTGGGGGCATTGAAGAAGATATTGGAAAGGTGTCTATGCTCAAATTAA